The following proteins are encoded in a genomic region of Dethiobacter alkaliphilus AHT 1:
- a CDS encoding type II toxin-antitoxin system RelE/ParE family toxin: protein MKVKWRASAVTSLLELDKWRKTLELTPIAKHLKGKVEEYFLKQDLSLYVPGRQVAIKNMPTDLRIVLLSIGKSEPYKVFYRVSGYDIEIILIRHPRQKQL from the coding sequence ATGAAGGTTAAGTGGAGGGCATCTGCCGTTACCTCTTTACTTGAACTTGATAAATGGAGGAAAACTCTAGAACTAACCCCTATCGCTAAGCATCTCAAAGGTAAAGTAGAGGAGTATTTTTTAAAACAGGATTTATCTCTTTATGTACCAGGGCGACAGGTTGCAATAAAAAATATGCCTACAGATCTTCGAATAGTATTACTGTCGATTGGCAAGTCTGAACCGTACAAAGTTTTCTATCGAGTTTCTGGCTATGATATTGAGATTATTTTAATTAGGCATCCGCGGCAGAAGCAACTATAA
- a CDS encoding penicillin acylase family protein, which translates to MRGTASVKVRHPLMKRRWVRVVLWIFGILVFLLVSALVGGYWFISRSHPVLEGTGTMPQLQQEVTVLRDERGVAQINAGTLEDLFFIQGYVMAQDRLFQMDMTRRLAGGRLSEVIGEDTLEVDRFYRTFGMHRATAAVVEKFDAEASIMVESYAAGVNAYIEEAFAAGRQPVEFRILGYDPDPWTAEDSVIVAKYMGYTLSGDHRNELMNYRVARALGEHAQLIFPDYMIADFPLIYELSEVSPFSDEELEELAAFAPAEFQGSNNWAISGEHAESGFPLVANDPHLAFGIPNVWYQTHLNLEGDFNSIGVTVPGVPGVVLGHNGYMAWGVTAMSVDQEDLYLEQFNPENPQLYLFDGKWEEATVIEEEIYVDGVEEPYIEVVEITRNGPIINKVIDEGPYQAISLRWTGLEPGEEFNGILKLSRSTNMEEFIEGMEGFVTPALSWVFADREGNIGYRGQALLPVRQNSTGVLPVPGWDPAYQWDGFIPGDELPQIYNPERGYIMTANNRPAGEDYPYEIGKFFFPYRAERLDELIQGQIASGDAFTLEQMKEMQLDILNTQARALAPVLTDAVVRAADEQPLSAIEQDALNLLQGWDYVEDAASAETLVWHQWYNLLGSALFEEMLGFPWNNFLVIHHVLVEADQDPGNVLFAFLPQGYHLSLDEVARQTFAEAIEEVIAIQGNNPDRWEWGKWHRLTVRHPIGSVWPLNYLFNVGEWGLGGSGNTPKALFADETGQILGGGGWRFVSDLSSVEESYDIIMPGQSGQVFSPHYKDQIEGWVQGELYPMIYEKEGSQNVKRKVFTP; encoded by the coding sequence GTGCGGGGGACAGCTTCTGTTAAGGTTAGGCATCCATTGATGAAAAGGCGCTGGGTCAGGGTAGTTTTATGGATCTTTGGGATACTGGTTTTTTTGCTGGTAAGCGCTTTGGTGGGAGGGTATTGGTTTATTTCACGCAGCCACCCTGTGCTGGAGGGGACCGGTACCATGCCGCAATTGCAGCAAGAAGTGACGGTGCTGCGGGATGAGCGGGGCGTGGCGCAGATTAACGCCGGTACGCTGGAGGATTTATTTTTTATCCAGGGGTATGTAATGGCACAGGACCGTCTGTTTCAGATGGATATGACAAGGAGATTGGCCGGGGGGCGCCTCTCTGAGGTCATAGGAGAAGATACGTTGGAGGTTGACCGGTTTTACAGGACATTTGGTATGCACCGGGCCACAGCGGCTGTGGTGGAGAAGTTTGATGCAGAAGCCAGCATAATGGTGGAGTCGTATGCTGCCGGGGTTAACGCTTATATTGAGGAGGCCTTTGCAGCGGGGAGACAGCCTGTGGAGTTTCGCATTTTAGGTTATGATCCGGATCCCTGGACTGCGGAAGATTCGGTGATTGTCGCCAAGTATATGGGATATACTTTGTCCGGTGATCACAGAAATGAGCTGATGAATTATCGTGTGGCCAGAGCTTTGGGGGAGCATGCCCAACTTATTTTCCCCGATTACATGATTGCAGATTTTCCGCTGATCTATGAGCTGTCGGAAGTGTCTCCTTTCAGTGATGAGGAGTTGGAAGAGTTGGCAGCGTTTGCGCCGGCGGAGTTTCAGGGCAGTAACAACTGGGCTATAAGCGGAGAGCATGCCGAATCCGGGTTTCCTTTGGTGGCCAATGACCCTCATCTGGCCTTTGGGATTCCCAATGTTTGGTATCAGACACATTTGAACCTGGAAGGCGATTTTAACTCCATTGGGGTAACGGTTCCCGGAGTGCCCGGGGTGGTTCTGGGACACAATGGGTACATGGCGTGGGGAGTAACGGCCATGAGCGTGGATCAGGAGGATTTGTATTTAGAGCAGTTTAATCCGGAGAATCCCCAGCTTTATTTATTTGATGGCAAGTGGGAAGAGGCCACTGTGATAGAAGAAGAGATTTATGTTGACGGAGTGGAAGAGCCATACATTGAGGTGGTGGAGATTACAAGAAACGGCCCTATTATTAACAAAGTTATTGATGAGGGGCCGTATCAGGCCATCTCTTTGCGGTGGACCGGTCTGGAGCCGGGGGAAGAGTTCAATGGAATTTTAAAGCTTAGCCGATCTACCAATATGGAGGAGTTTATTGAGGGGATGGAAGGCTTTGTGACTCCTGCATTGAGCTGGGTGTTTGCCGACAGAGAGGGAAATATCGGCTACCGCGGGCAGGCACTGTTGCCGGTGAGGCAAAATTCCACCGGAGTATTGCCGGTGCCCGGCTGGGATCCCGCTTATCAGTGGGACGGTTTTATTCCGGGAGATGAACTGCCGCAAATCTATAATCCTGAAAGAGGCTATATAATGACTGCTAATAACCGTCCCGCGGGAGAAGATTACCCTTACGAGATAGGTAAATTCTTTTTCCCTTACCGTGCAGAACGGTTGGATGAGCTGATTCAGGGACAGATTGCCAGTGGTGATGCTTTTACGCTGGAGCAGATGAAAGAGATGCAGCTGGATATTTTAAATACTCAGGCCCGGGCGTTGGCTCCTGTTTTAACCGATGCTGTGGTAAGGGCGGCAGATGAGCAGCCTTTATCAGCTATTGAGCAGGATGCGCTGAATCTTTTACAGGGTTGGGATTACGTTGAAGATGCGGCTTCAGCTGAAACCCTGGTCTGGCATCAGTGGTATAACCTATTGGGCTCAGCTTTGTTTGAAGAGATGCTGGGGTTTCCCTGGAACAATTTTTTGGTGATCCACCATGTTCTGGTGGAAGCAGATCAAGACCCGGGTAATGTTTTGTTTGCATTCTTGCCGCAGGGGTATCATCTGTCCCTAGATGAGGTGGCACGACAAACCTTTGCCGAAGCCATTGAGGAGGTTATTGCTATCCAGGGCAACAATCCTGACAGATGGGAATGGGGCAAGTGGCACAGGTTAACTGTCAGACATCCCATAGGGTCGGTTTGGCCGCTTAATTATTTGTTTAATGTGGGAGAATGGGGGCTCGGTGGTAGCGGTAATACCCCGAAAGCATTGTTTGCTGATGAAACAGGGCAAATCCTGGGAGGCGGTGGATGGCGCTTTGTCAGTGATCTGTCCTCTGTGGAAGAATCCTATGACATAATTATGCCGGGCCAGTCCGGTCAGGTGTTCTCACCCCACTACAAGGATCAGATAGAGGGGTGGGTGCAAGGAGAGCTTTATCCCATGATTTATGAGAAGGAAGGTAGCCAGAATGTAAAAAGAAAGGTTTTTACCCCTTAA
- a CDS encoding NAD(P)-dependent malic enzyme, which produces MDIREELIKKAEKPALDAMRLHPFYKGKIEVGLKCRVRDFNDFAIWYSPGVAEPCKAIAENKDLVYEHTNKGNVVAVVSDGTRVLGLGDIGPEASLPVMEGKALLFKYLGGVDAFPICVDTKDPDKLIEFVKMMQPTFGGINLEDIASPKCFYILERLRKECHIPVFHDDQQGTATVTLAGLINALRYVKKDLADVKIAIIGAGSANVSITNLIIAAGADPGKMFVADIDGILNKERAEELRDNNPKNYELAIKTNAEKRSGGTAEAMRDCDVVIALSQPGPGVIKKEWVQGMAKDPICFFCANPIPEMWPWEAKEAGAVIVATGRSDFANQVNNSVCFPGIFRGVLDVQASTITDEMCITAAYTIADLGAEGGIDPENLLPNMDNVEVFIRQAVSVGLKAIELGIARKNLSEEELRSKAEEAIYRARNATKMMMDEGFIVDPDKK; this is translated from the coding sequence ATGGACATCAGAGAAGAACTAATTAAAAAGGCTGAAAAACCTGCCCTGGATGCCATGCGGTTGCATCCTTTTTATAAAGGTAAAATTGAGGTTGGTTTAAAATGCAGGGTGCGTGACTTTAACGATTTTGCCATCTGGTATTCTCCCGGGGTGGCAGAGCCATGCAAGGCCATTGCGGAAAACAAGGATTTGGTTTATGAACATACTAATAAAGGTAATGTTGTGGCGGTGGTTTCCGACGGTACCAGGGTGCTGGGCCTGGGGGATATCGGGCCTGAAGCATCTTTACCGGTAATGGAGGGTAAGGCACTTTTATTTAAGTATTTGGGTGGGGTTGATGCTTTCCCAATTTGTGTTGACACAAAGGACCCGGACAAGCTAATTGAGTTTGTAAAGATGATGCAGCCCACATTTGGCGGTATTAATCTTGAAGATATAGCCAGTCCCAAGTGTTTTTATATTTTGGAGCGGTTGCGTAAAGAGTGCCACATCCCTGTCTTTCACGACGATCAGCAGGGGACTGCCACGGTAACTTTGGCCGGGCTCATAAATGCGCTGCGCTATGTCAAAAAAGATCTTGCCGATGTAAAGATTGCTATTATCGGTGCCGGATCGGCAAATGTGAGTATTACGAATCTGATTATTGCCGCCGGTGCCGACCCGGGCAAAATGTTTGTGGCAGACATTGACGGGATTCTTAATAAGGAACGGGCAGAGGAATTAAGAGATAATAATCCGAAAAATTACGAGTTGGCTATAAAAACCAATGCCGAAAAGCGCTCCGGCGGTACAGCGGAGGCCATGCGTGATTGTGATGTGGTGATTGCCCTGTCTCAGCCCGGCCCTGGGGTAATAAAGAAAGAATGGGTGCAGGGTATGGCAAAAGACCCCATTTGTTTCTTTTGTGCCAACCCCATTCCGGAGATGTGGCCCTGGGAAGCAAAAGAGGCAGGAGCGGTGATTGTGGCCACCGGGCGTTCCGATTTTGCCAATCAGGTTAATAACTCGGTGTGCTTTCCGGGAATTTTCCGCGGCGTTTTAGATGTGCAGGCTTCCACCATTACAGATGAGATGTGCATTACTGCAGCCTATACCATTGCTGATTTGGGGGCCGAAGGTGGTATTGACCCTGAAAACCTGCTGCCGAACATGGATAATGTGGAAGTATTTATCCGACAGGCGGTAAGCGTTGGCTTAAAAGCCATTGAACTTGGTATAGCCAGAAAAAATCTCAGCGAAGAAGAGCTGAGAAGTAAGGCAGAGGAGGCTATATACCGGGCCCGTAATGCAACAAAGATGATGATGGATGAAGGGTTTATTGTGGATCCTGATAAAAAATAG